A segment of the Vibrio sp. YMD68 genome:
TGTTTGACAGCGGTGATGACTTTGCTCGTATCGTCTTAGCACAAGATAAAGCCAACGTTAATAGCACCAACGACAGTAACCAAAGCGCTGATAATCGAAGTGATGATAAAGGGGTCGAGCCTGAAGCCATTGAGGTCGCTGTGATTGGAGAGCGAGCTTATGCCTTCATTGGTTTAGAGCGCCAAGGCGGAATTATGGTCTACGATGTCACCATTCCTACACACGCCAAGTTCATCAGCTACCTCAACAATCGCGATTTTACACAGCCAGTCTGTAGCGAAGTTGATGACGGAGATTGCAAGAGCGGCCACTACAATCCGAAAGCTGGGGATCTAGGGCCGGAATCTATCGAGTATTTTTCTCGTAACGGCAGCCATTACATTGCAGTCAGTAATGAAGTCAGTGGGACCACTTCTGTTTATTCATTAACGTTCTAGTACTTATTCGTATAAAACTAATTCGTATAGAACTAATCCATATAATATAAACGCGTATAAAAACGTGGTAACGCTGTCATCGTTTTACCACGTTCATACCCTCTCACTTTCTTGCAGCATAACGCTTCTATCATGCATTCCTTAACTCGATACCTCATAATCGCCTTCATTTATGACTAATCTGTCGTGTATTTGCACATGCCCTTAATCATTGACGCGGCTCTAGAGCCTGATACATCAACAGGCTACCCGGCATCCAACGCGATAGAACAATCGTAACTCTTTGACCAATGATGTATAAGATTGATTAACATGAGAAGGGAAAACGTATATGCGATACAATAAGTTAATGTGTGAAATTTTCCACAAACGACATAAATTATTTTATGTGAAACCATATTTGTCGAAAAATGGTATATTATTAAATTAGTCCAATGGTTATGGTGATGAGTTTGGACCAAAAGTTATTAGAGCAAGTTGAAAGCATTTGTATGACACGCGGTGTCAGGCTGACTCCTCAAAGGAAAAGCGTTTTTAAGCTCATTTGTTCAAGTAAAAAGGCTTCCAGTGCCTATGAATTACTTGAAGAGTTAAAAAAAACCGAGCCGAGAGCCAAGCCACCAACGGTTTATCGAGCCCTTGATTTCTTAATGGAGCAAGGTTTTATTCACCGAGTGGAATCAACAAATAGTTTTATATCCTGTTGCTCATGTAATGCCAATAAGCATTACTCTCATTTATTGATTTGTGACAGTTGCAATAACGTTATCGAACTACAAGATGATAACCTTATAAGCTTGTTAGCAAAGAACGCAGAGAAGCATAACTTTAAGATTTCTAATCATGTTATTGAATCTCATGGCATTTGCCAAACATGCTCCTCAAATGTAGATATTAAAATATAGAAGAAGGCTATGCGCGCTGAATTTGTAAACCCGTTTTTAGCATCATTAATGAATGTACTAAAAACGATGGCTTCACTAGAGTTGAAACCACAAAAACCTCGAGTTAAGAAAGACGAAATTGCCCGTGGTGATGTGTCTGGTTTAATCGGGATGGTCGGAGATAAAAGCCGAGGCTCTATGTCGATCACTTTTGATGAAGACTTAGCTCTTGAGATCATGCAAAACATGCTAGGCGAACGACCAAACGGCTTAAATGAAGAAGTCACCGATATGGTGGGTGAAATTACCAATATGGTAACCGGTGGTGCAAAACGAATCCTCGCTGAAAGTGGCTTTGATTTTGACATGGCAACCCCTGTCGTTGTTTCAGGAAAGGGCCATACCATTCGTCATAAGTGTGAAGGCTCTATCATCATTATGCCTTTCACCTCTCAATGGGGTAACGCATTTATTGAGATTTGCTTTGAATAGAAATTCTTATCAAAAAAAAAGGTTGGCCTTATGCCAACCTTTTTTATTGTGTGTCATAAAGATAAAAAACCAAGCCTATGATTAATAGTGCTTGGTTTTTTTGTTCTACTCGGCTTTAAGCTTTCAACGCTTTAAATGCGTTGATTAGACCGTTCGTTGAGCTGTCGTGAGAGGTTACTTCAGCATCGTCAGCGAGCTCTGGAAGAATTTGGTTTGCTAGTTGCTTACCAAGTTCTACACCCCATTGGTCGAAGCTGAAGATGTTCCAGATAACGCCTTGAACAAAGATCTTGTGCTCGTACATCGCGATTAGGTTACCTAAAGAGCGAGGCGTGATTTGCTTAACAAGAATTGAGTTCGTTGGACGGTTACCTTCAAACACTTTGAAAGGTACGAGTTCAGCCACTTCTTCTGCAGTTTTGCCCGCCGCTAGGAATTCAGCTTCTACTGTCTCTTTTGTCTTACCGAAAGCAAGTGCTTCAGTTTGAGCAAAGAAGTTAGACATCAGCTTCTGGTGGTGATCAGAGGCCGGGTTGTGGCTGATAGCAGGAGCAATAAAGTCTGATGGGATCAGCTTAGTGCCTTGGTGAATCAGTTGGTAGAAAGCGTGCTGGCCGTTTGTACCCGGCTCACCCCAGATGATAGGACCTGTTTGGTATTCTACTGGGTTGCCGTCACGGTCAACAAACTTACCGTTCGATTCCATGTTACCTTGCTGGAAATAAGCAGCAAAACGGTGCATGTATTGATCGTAAGGTAGGATAGCTTCTGACTCAGCGCCGTGGAAGTTGTTGTACCAAATACCGATAAGCGCAAGGATTACTGGAATGTTGTTTTCAAACTCAGTTGAAGCAAAATGGTTATCCATCTCATGAGCGCCATCTAACAGCTCCACGAAGTTATCGAAGCCAACAGACAGTGAGATAGAAAGACCGATCGCAGACCATAGTGAATAACGACCACCAACCCAATCCCAGAATTCGAACATGTTGTCAGTATCAATACCAAATTCAGCCACTGAAGCTGCGTTTGTTGATAGTGCTGCGAAGTGCTTAGCAACGTGTGCAGAGTCGCCTGCTTCAGCTAAGAACCAATCACGAGCAGAGTGTGCGTTCGTCATTGTTTCTTGAGTGGTGAATGTTTTAGAGGCCACTAGGAACAGCGTAGTTTCTGGGTTCAACGGCTTAAGTGTCTCAACAATGTGAGTGCCATCGACGTTAGAAACGAAGTGCATGTTCAGGCGCGTTTTGTATGGCGTTAGGGCTTCTGTCACCATGTATGGACCAAGGTCCGAACCGCCGATACCGATGTTGACGACATCAGTGATCTCTTTACCTGTGTAACCTTTCCACTCACCAGAAACGATACGGTGGGTGAACAGTTCCATCTTTGCTAGTACTGCATTAACGGCTGGCATGACGTCTTTGCCATCAACCATGACTGGCTTATCGCTACGGTTACGTAGAGCCGTGTGAAGTACTGAACGACCTTCAGTCTTGTTGATTGCATCACCGCTAAACATCGCTTCAATTGCAGACTTAACTTCAGTCTCGTTTGCAAGAGCAAATAGGTGCTGCATAGTCTCAGCGTCGATTAGGTTCTTAGAGTAATCCACTAAGATGTCTGAACCGAAGCGAGTAGAAAAGCTCTCGAAACGCTTTGCATCTTGAGCAAACAGCTCTTTCATATCCATATCTTGTGCGGTTTCAAAATGCTCAGTAAGCGCTTTCCAAGCTTGAGTTTCTATTGGGTTGATATTTTTCAACATGCTGTCAATTCCGATGTTACAGTTGGTTTTATTCTATTCCATCGCGTTGCACCGTTTTCGTCTAGAGCGCAACCAAATGGTAGAATCCCCGATTAAGCAAAAATAATGTGTTATTCAGTCGATAACATTTATCAAGATTGTAATAAATTTTCAGTTGCCGATTATGACTCAGCTTAATGACACCGACATTGAAGTAGGTCACGTAAACAAGCCGTTCTCAAAGAAACCATGTTTACATAAGGCCTCAAGCCGATAACAATCCATAAACGATTCAACTTTTACTATAGGACACCCTATGTGGTTTCAGAAAAACATTCAACTTTCTGCAAAGAAAAAAGGGTTTCATCTTATTACTGATGAAATTGAACAACAAATCCCTGAGTTGAGCGCTTTTTCCGTTGGTTTGATGCATGTGTTTATTCAACATACATCCGCCAGCTTAACCATCAATGAAAACGCAGATCCAACCGTTCGTAGTGACATGGAAGCGCACTTTAATCGCTATGTCCCAGAAAAGGCCCCCTATTACCGCCATACCTATGAAGGCGATGATGATATGCCCGCACATATAAAATCATCGATTTTAGGTCAAAGCCTTTCTATCCCGATTCATAATGGGAAACTCGCAATGGGAATGTGGCAAGGTATTTATTTAGGTGAGCATCGTCACCATGCGGGAAAACGCCAAGTGGTTATTACGATTCAAGGTGAGCAGTAAGCAATACCCGCGGTAAGCAGTAGCTAAACTGAGTCGCTTAAACCATTAGCTTAAGCGAACAGCTAAAACGGTTGATTAATCATCACTCTAAACAGGCTCTCTTCAGACCCTTTAGCGACTTCAGCGCGAACCACAATACCTTCTACTTGGAATCGTATTGCACCACCAGCACTCCATTTCATATCAGTATGGAGTGTTTTTAAATCATACTCATCAGCGACTCGACCGGCATCAACAAAGACAACCCATTGCCACCAAGGTAAATCATAATAGTTAATAACAGGTAGTGACCCTAATGGTTGCCACTCAGGCAATATGCGATACTCTGCTGAATAGTGGATGGCAGAGCGACCATGATAACGACCACCTGTATAGCTTCGTAAGCGATACAACCCACCTAAACTGATGTTCTCATGCTCTGGAGGTCGAGCACAATTCTGTGGACCATCACAATCATTCCAACTTGGTGTATCGGCAGTGTAAAAATCAAACGCCAATACTTGTTGATCAAAAATGTCACCAAGCGGTCCTAGTGAAAAATATTGGCTGTTCTGCAACTCCACCTGGTTCCAACTGTCTTCATCTACCCAATTGTCTGAGCCCATGGTAAAAGAGACTTCGGTATGGGAGCCTTTTGTGGGGTTTCTCGCGTTATCTCGATTATCCCAATCGAAAGTAAAACGGACGCCTTTTGCAGCTTCATTTTCTTCAATCGTATTCGTTAGCTTTCGAGAGGTATAAAAAGGAACAACAGAAAGAGAAGTAACACCAGATTCTAAAGGGCTGGCAAATGACACCTCACGCTGAGGCTTGAACATACCCATGTAACCTTGATCTTTTATCGCCCCCCAGGGAAGAAGGAATTTAAATTCAAGTTCATAATTTTCTTCAAAGCCGTCAACAATCGTTTTATTTAAGATGGACGATTCGTTGTTGCCCTGCTCTCCTAAATAGTAAGGAGCCTGGTTAAGTTTAGCTTGGTAAAGCTGGGTGCTAAACAGCAAGTTATCGCTTAAAGCGTAGTTATGAGCAGAGAGGAAACCCACATAGCTGCCTTTGTCGGAATATAAACCCATACCAAATAAGGCCGCCTGAGGCTGCCAAACACCTTTGGCTACACCTGCGGCACCGACACTAAAACCTAACGTTTCAGTACTAAATATAAAAGGGACGAAGGCAGAATCTTTTTCTTTGGCGGAAACGCTAGCGACAACCGAGAGTAAAATCATCGCCAAAACATGGGGCAGCAATCGAGACATAGAACCTACTTTTTGTATTCCATCGCAACACGAGAGGTCAACTTTGTCACAAGCTCATACGCTATCGTTCCAATGTGGCTCGCCACTTCTTCCGCAGACAAACCATCGCCCCACAGAATCGCTTCATCACCGACTGAATCCAAAGCATCAGGCCCAAGATCAACGGTCAGCATATCCATAGAAACACGGCCAACGGTAGGAACTTTACGGCCACCTACTAGCACAGGCGTTCCATTGGGCGCCATTCTTGGGTAGCCATCGCCATAACCGATAGCAATCACCCCAACTTTGGTATCTCTATAACTGGTCCACGCCGCGCCATATCCCACACTTTCACCGGCTTTCACATCACGTACAGCAATTAATGGTGAGGTTAAGCTCATTACGGGTTTAAAGCCCAGTTCAGCGGCTGACTTATCTTCGAATGGAGACACTCCATACATGATGATGCCCGGTCTCACCCATTCTAGTAAGCTGTCTTTCCAGGCAAGTAAACCGGCTGAAGCAGCAAGAGAACGCTCGCCTTCACAGCCACTGGTTAACGATAAAAACAGCTCGATTTGTTGTTGGCTAACCGGGTTGTCCAGTTCATCGGCACAACCAAAATGGCTCATGTAGCGTAGAGGTTTCGCCACGTTAGCGCATGCTTTTAAACGAGAAACGAAAGAGTGGTACTGCTCAGGCCGAACACCAAGACGGTGCATTCCACTATCGACTTTTAACCAAACAACAACGGGAGAGTCTAAATTTGCCTGTTCGAGCGCCTGTAATTGCTCTTCGCAGTGCACCGCTGTCTGGATGTTATTCGCCACCAAAATAGGTAGATCGCCAGAAGAGTAAAAACCTTCTAGAAGCAAGATAGGAGTAACAATACCGGCCGCTCTTAACTGCAACGCCTCTTCAATTCGAGCGACACCAAATGCGTCAGCCGCATGAGCTGACTTGGCGATATGACATAAGCCATGACCATAACCATTTGCCTTAACCACAGCCATCACTTTACTCGATGGCGCTTTGGTTTTAATCCGTGCAAGGTTATGCTCTAGCGCCGCTAAATCCACACTCGCGGTCGCGGCTTTCATGTAACTCATGCTATTACTCGTCGTCAAAAGCGGGGCCTGCATAATTGTCAAAGCGCGAATACTGGCCTTGGAATGTCAGACGTACCGAACCGATTGGACCGTTACGCTGTTTACCAAGGATGATTTCAGCAATGCCTTTCAGTGAGCTATCTGGGTTATACACTTCATCACGATAGATAAACATTATTAAATCGGCGTCTTGCTCAATCGCGCCTGACTCACGTAAATCTGAGTTGATTGGGCGCTTGTCGGCACGTTGCTCTAGAGAGCGGTTCAATTGCGACAAAGCAACAACAGGGACATTTAACTCTTTGGCCAACGCTTTTAATGAGCGAGAAATCTCCGAGATTTCGAGAGTACGGTTATCTTGCATGCCCGGTACTCGCATTAATTGCAGGTAATCGACCATGATCATACTCAGCCCACCGGAATCTCGTGCGATACGACGAGCACGTGAACGCAGTTCTGTTGGGGTAAGACCTGAACTGTCATCAATGTACATGTTTTTTTTCTGCATCAGAATCCCCATGGTAGAGGAGATTCTAGCCCAATCTTCATCGTCTAATTGACCCGTACGAATTTTGGTTTGATCGACACGAGACATCGAAGCGAGCATACGCATCATCAATTGTTCTGCCGGCATCTCTAGTGAGAAAATCAACACTGGCTTATCTTGATCCATAGCCGCATTTTCACAGAGGTTCATGGCAAACGTTGTTTTACCCATAGAAGGACGGGCAGCCACAATGATCAAATCAGAACCTTGCAAACCTGCGGTTTTTTTATTCAAATCATTAAAGCCAGTACTCACACCGGTTACGCCGTCTTGAGGTGATTTGTACAGTATTTCAATGCGTTCAAGGGTCTTCTCTAGAATATTATCGACACTTTGAGGGCCTTCATTTTCTGTGGTTCGCTCTTCGGCTATCGCAAAGACTTTACTCTCCGCTAAATCGAGTAAATCTTCAGAGCTACGGCCTTGTGGATCATAACCCGCATCAGCAATCTCATTAGCAACACCAATCAAATTACGAACCAACGCACGCTCTGCGACAATATCGGCGTATGCATTAACATTGGCAGCGCTTGGCGTGTTCTTAGCGAGATCCGCTAAATAGGCAAACCCGCCAACATCTTCAAGCTGTTCTCTGAGCTCCAAAAACTCGGACAAAGTGATGAGATCGAGAGGTTTACTGTCGTCTAAAATTGATTTTGCCGCCTCAAAAATTAATCGATGCGGTCGGCTATAAAAGTCATTGGCGAGAACCTTTTCGGCCACAGAATCCCAACGTTCATTATCCAAAAGCAAGCCACCAATAACCGATTGCTCTGCTTCTAATGAATGAGGAGGCACCTTGATTGCATCAACCTGTCTGTCTGCGTTGATTTTTTTTCTGTAATCCGTTTTCTGGTCTGCCATTTTTTTGCTCAACTTCTTTTTTATTGCCGCTATTATAACGAGAATATCTCATTTGTAATTAAGTTAGAGAGTGTTTGTATTTTACTTAAGTATAATTAACCAACTGCTGACGAAAGCATACAACGTCTGACATATTATCTACTCTTCATTTTCCCCCTAGAGGTTCCGAGTGCGTAAACTTTGGTTCGCTTGCTTTTGCACGCTAACAACATCACTGGCTTATGCAAAGGAAGCAACACAAAGCCCCACCCAAATAGAACTCCCTTCTCCTTGGAAATCTGAGATTG
Coding sequences within it:
- the zur gene encoding zinc uptake transcriptional repressor Zur, which encodes MVMSLDQKLLEQVESICMTRGVRLTPQRKSVFKLICSSKKASSAYELLEELKKTEPRAKPPTVYRALDFLMEQGFIHRVESTNSFISCCSCNANKHYSHLLICDSCNNVIELQDDNLISLLAKNAEKHNFKISNHVIESHGICQTCSSNVDIKI
- a CDS encoding chemotaxis protein CheX gives rise to the protein MRAEFVNPFLASLMNVLKTMASLELKPQKPRVKKDEIARGDVSGLIGMVGDKSRGSMSITFDEDLALEIMQNMLGERPNGLNEEVTDMVGEITNMVTGGAKRILAESGFDFDMATPVVVSGKGHTIRHKCEGSIIIMPFTSQWGNAFIEICFE
- the pgi gene encoding glucose-6-phosphate isomerase, whose protein sequence is MLKNINPIETQAWKALTEHFETAQDMDMKELFAQDAKRFESFSTRFGSDILVDYSKNLIDAETMQHLFALANETEVKSAIEAMFSGDAINKTEGRSVLHTALRNRSDKPVMVDGKDVMPAVNAVLAKMELFTHRIVSGEWKGYTGKEITDVVNIGIGGSDLGPYMVTEALTPYKTRLNMHFVSNVDGTHIVETLKPLNPETTLFLVASKTFTTQETMTNAHSARDWFLAEAGDSAHVAKHFAALSTNAASVAEFGIDTDNMFEFWDWVGGRYSLWSAIGLSISLSVGFDNFVELLDGAHEMDNHFASTEFENNIPVILALIGIWYNNFHGAESEAILPYDQYMHRFAAYFQQGNMESNGKFVDRDGNPVEYQTGPIIWGEPGTNGQHAFYQLIHQGTKLIPSDFIAPAISHNPASDHHQKLMSNFFAQTEALAFGKTKETVEAEFLAAGKTAEEVAELVPFKVFEGNRPTNSILVKQITPRSLGNLIAMYEHKIFVQGVIWNIFSFDQWGVELGKQLANQILPELADDAEVTSHDSSTNGLINAFKALKA
- a CDS encoding secondary thiamine-phosphate synthase enzyme YjbQ; this translates as MWFQKNIQLSAKKKGFHLITDEIEQQIPELSAFSVGLMHVFIQHTSASLTINENADPTVRSDMEAHFNRYVPEKAPYYRHTYEGDDDMPAHIKSSILGQSLSIPIHNGKLAMGMWQGIYLGEHRHHAGKRQVVITIQGEQ
- a CDS encoding BamA/TamA family outer membrane protein, whose translation is MSRLLPHVLAMILLSVVASVSAKEKDSAFVPFIFSTETLGFSVGAAGVAKGVWQPQAALFGMGLYSDKGSYVGFLSAHNYALSDNLLFSTQLYQAKLNQAPYYLGEQGNNESSILNKTIVDGFEENYELEFKFLLPWGAIKDQGYMGMFKPQREVSFASPLESGVTSLSVVPFYTSRKLTNTIEENEAAKGVRFTFDWDNRDNARNPTKGSHTEVSFTMGSDNWVDEDSWNQVELQNSQYFSLGPLGDIFDQQVLAFDFYTADTPSWNDCDGPQNCARPPEHENISLGGLYRLRSYTGGRYHGRSAIHYSAEYRILPEWQPLGSLPVINYYDLPWWQWVVFVDAGRVADEYDLKTLHTDMKWSAGGAIRFQVEGIVVRAEVAKGSEESLFRVMINQPF
- the alr gene encoding alanine racemase, yielding MSYMKAATASVDLAALEHNLARIKTKAPSSKVMAVVKANGYGHGLCHIAKSAHAADAFGVARIEEALQLRAAGIVTPILLLEGFYSSGDLPILVANNIQTAVHCEEQLQALEQANLDSPVVVWLKVDSGMHRLGVRPEQYHSFVSRLKACANVAKPLRYMSHFGCADELDNPVSQQQIELFLSLTSGCEGERSLAASAGLLAWKDSLLEWVRPGIIMYGVSPFEDKSAAELGFKPVMSLTSPLIAVRDVKAGESVGYGAAWTSYRDTKVGVIAIGYGDGYPRMAPNGTPVLVGGRKVPTVGRVSMDMLTVDLGPDALDSVGDEAILWGDGLSAEEVASHIGTIAYELVTKLTSRVAMEYKK
- a CDS encoding replicative DNA helicase: MADQKTDYRKKINADRQVDAIKVPPHSLEAEQSVIGGLLLDNERWDSVAEKVLANDFYSRPHRLIFEAAKSILDDSKPLDLITLSEFLELREQLEDVGGFAYLADLAKNTPSAANVNAYADIVAERALVRNLIGVANEIADAGYDPQGRSSEDLLDLAESKVFAIAEERTTENEGPQSVDNILEKTLERIEILYKSPQDGVTGVSTGFNDLNKKTAGLQGSDLIIVAARPSMGKTTFAMNLCENAAMDQDKPVLIFSLEMPAEQLMMRMLASMSRVDQTKIRTGQLDDEDWARISSTMGILMQKKNMYIDDSSGLTPTELRSRARRIARDSGGLSMIMVDYLQLMRVPGMQDNRTLEISEISRSLKALAKELNVPVVALSQLNRSLEQRADKRPINSDLRESGAIEQDADLIMFIYRDEVYNPDSSLKGIAEIILGKQRNGPIGSVRLTFQGQYSRFDNYAGPAFDDE